One region of Polaribacter pectinis genomic DNA includes:
- a CDS encoding peptidylprolyl isomerase, whose translation MNNGIYAKFTTSKGEILVQLENEKAPGTVGNFVALAEGNLENSVKDQGTPYYNGLKFHRVIPDFMIQGGCPLGTGTGNPGYKFDDEFHPDLKHDAPGKLAMANSGPATNGSQFYITHVPTPWLDGKHTVFGSVVEGQDVVDAVAQGDELTSLEIIRVGSDAEAFNAVEAFRTFEGSREKREAEAKAKQKELLDSVAAGYDETKSGLRYQILQKGTGKQATKGAGVSVHYKGQLLDGTVFDSSYKRKQPIDFNVGVGQVISGWDEGIQLLQVGDKARFVIPSHLAYGSAGAGGVIPPDATLIFDVELMDVK comes from the coding sequence ATGAATAACGGAATCTATGCAAAATTCACCACTTCAAAAGGTGAAATTTTAGTACAATTAGAAAATGAAAAAGCTCCAGGAACTGTTGGTAACTTTGTAGCTTTAGCTGAAGGAAATTTAGAAAATTCAGTAAAAGACCAAGGAACACCTTATTATAATGGATTAAAATTTCATAGAGTTATACCAGATTTTATGATTCAAGGTGGTTGTCCATTAGGAACTGGAACTGGAAACCCAGGTTATAAATTTGATGATGAATTTCATCCTGATTTAAAACATGATGCTCCAGGAAAATTAGCAATGGCTAATTCTGGACCAGCAACAAACGGAAGTCAGTTTTACATTACGCACGTTCCTACTCCATGGTTAGATGGTAAACACACCGTTTTTGGTTCTGTAGTAGAAGGGCAAGATGTTGTTGACGCTGTTGCACAAGGAGATGAATTAACTTCTTTAGAAATCATTAGAGTTGGTTCAGATGCTGAAGCTTTTAATGCTGTTGAAGCTTTTAGAACTTTTGAAGGTTCTAGAGAAAAGCGTGAAGCAGAAGCAAAAGCAAAACAAAAAGAATTGTTAGATTCTGTAGCAGCTGGTTATGATGAAACTAAAAGCGGATTGCGTTACCAAATTTTACAAAAAGGAACAGGAAAACAAGCAACCAAAGGCGCTGGAGTTTCTGTACATTATAAAGGACAATTATTAGACGGAACTGTATTTGATTCTTCTTACAAGAGAAAACAACCAATAGATTTTAATGTTGGTGTTGGTCAAGTAATTTCTGGTTGGGATGAAGGAATTCAACTTTTACAAGTGGGTGATAAAGCTCGTTTTGTAATTCCATCTCATTTAGCTTATGGGTCTGCAGGTGCTGGAGGAGTAATTCCACCAGATGCAACTTTGATCTTTGATGTAGAATTGATGGATGTAAAATAA
- a CDS encoding ABC-F family ATP-binding cassette domain-containing protein, whose amino-acid sequence MLSVSNLSVQFGKRVLFDDVNTKFLQGNCYGIIGANGAGKSTFLKIISNVQEPTSGQVHLEAGKRMSVLTQDHYAFDEFPVLETVVMGNKDLFKIKKQIDELYADYTDENAEKIGELQIKFEEMNGWNADSDAAAMLSNLGISEEHHYTLMKDLDGKQKVRVLIAQALFGNPDVLIMDEPTNDLDFETIAWLENFIANFDNCVIVVSHDRHFLDAVCTHISDIDFGKINHYSGNYTFWYESSQLAAKQRAQQNKKAEDKKKELEEFIRRFSANMAKSKQATSRKKMIDKLNVEDIKPSSRRYPAIIFDRDREAGDQILQVEELSKTFEGEKLFHDVHINLNKGDKVAVISKNSRAITAFYQIIMGNEKADSGEFSWGVTTTQSYLPLDNSSFFQDGELNLVDWLRQYAQTEEEREEVHLRGFLGKMIFSGEEALKKSNVLSGGEKVRCMLSRMMMKRANILVLDEPTNHLDLESIQSLNNALINFKGTVLFSTHDHEFAQTVANRIIELTPKGVIDRHSTFDDYLSDPKIKELREKMYS is encoded by the coding sequence ATGTTATCAGTTTCTAATTTATCTGTTCAGTTTGGCAAACGTGTTTTGTTCGATGATGTTAATACAAAATTCTTGCAAGGAAATTGCTATGGAATTATTGGCGCAAATGGAGCAGGAAAATCTACTTTCTTAAAAATAATTTCTAATGTACAAGAACCAACTTCTGGACAAGTACATCTAGAAGCAGGAAAAAGAATGTCTGTTTTAACCCAAGACCACTATGCTTTTGATGAGTTTCCTGTTTTAGAAACAGTGGTTATGGGAAATAAAGATTTGTTTAAAATTAAAAAACAAATAGACGAATTATACGCAGATTATACAGATGAAAATGCTGAAAAAATAGGCGAGCTTCAAATTAAATTTGAAGAAATGAATGGTTGGAATGCAGATTCTGATGCAGCTGCAATGTTGTCTAATTTAGGTATTTCTGAAGAGCATCATTACACTTTAATGAAAGATTTAGATGGTAAACAAAAAGTACGTGTGTTAATTGCACAAGCTTTATTTGGCAATCCTGATGTTTTAATTATGGATGAGCCTACCAACGATTTAGATTTTGAAACAATTGCTTGGTTAGAAAACTTTATTGCAAATTTCGATAACTGTGTTATTGTGGTTTCTCATGATAGACACTTTTTAGATGCTGTTTGTACACACATTTCTGATATTGATTTTGGTAAAATAAATCATTATTCTGGAAATTATACTTTCTGGTATGAATCTAGTCAGCTTGCTGCAAAACAAAGAGCACAACAAAACAAAAAAGCAGAAGATAAGAAGAAAGAGTTAGAAGAGTTTATTCGTCGTTTTTCTGCGAATATGGCAAAATCCAAACAAGCTACTTCTCGTAAAAAAATGATTGATAAATTAAACGTTGAAGATATTAAACCATCTAGTAGACGTTATCCTGCAATTATTTTTGATAGAGATAGAGAGGCAGGAGATCAAATCTTACAAGTAGAAGAATTGTCTAAAACTTTCGAAGGAGAAAAACTGTTTCATGATGTACATATAAACCTTAATAAAGGAGATAAAGTTGCAGTTATTTCGAAGAATTCGAGAGCAATTACTGCATTTTATCAAATTATTATGGGGAATGAAAAAGCAGATTCAGGTGAATTTTCTTGGGGAGTTACCACAACACAATCTTATTTACCTTTAGACAATTCAAGTTTTTTCCAAGACGGAGAATTAAACTTGGTAGATTGGTTAAGACAATATGCACAAACAGAAGAGGAGAGAGAAGAAGTACATTTAAGAGGTTTTCTTGGTAAAATGATTTTCTCTGGAGAAGAAGCGTTAAAGAAAAGTAACGTTTTGTCTGGTGGAGAAAAAGTACGTTGTATGTTGTCTAGAATGATGATGAAGAGAGCTAATATTTTAGTGTTAGATGAGCCAACAAATCACTTGGATTTAGAATCTATTCAATCTTTAAACAACGCATTAATCAACTTTAAAGGAACAGTTTTGTTTTCTACTCATGATCATGAGTTTGCACAAACTGTTGCCAATAGAATTATAGAGTTAACGCCAAAAGGTGTAATTGATAGACATTCTACTTTTGATGATTATTTATCAGATCCAAAAATTAAAGAATTACGAGAAAAAATGTATTCTTAA
- a CDS encoding type II toxin-antitoxin system RelE/ParE family toxin, giving the protein MAEFEREIIPYENHFWDFYNKLESKVKSKFDWTISLIERTKIVPKQYFDHMTGTDGLWEIRVKSGNNIFRVFCFFDKGNVILLLNAFQKKTQKTPKKEIKKAEMLKKKYYENKGKS; this is encoded by the coding sequence TTGGCTGAATTTGAAAGAGAGATAATCCCATATGAAAATCACTTTTGGGATTTTTACAATAAACTTGAATCGAAAGTTAAGAGCAAGTTTGATTGGACAATCTCACTTATCGAAAGGACAAAAATAGTTCCTAAACAATATTTCGACCATATGACTGGAACGGATGGACTTTGGGAAATACGAGTAAAATCTGGAAATAATATCTTCAGAGTATTTTGTTTCTTCGACAAAGGAAACGTTATTCTGCTATTGAACGCATTTCAGAAAAAAACTCAAAAGACACCAAAAAAGGAAATTAAAAAAGCAGAAATGCTAAAAAAGAAATATTATGAAAACAAAGGAAAATCCTAA
- a CDS encoding DUF7619 domain-containing protein has translation MKHQLLKNYVLLFSIFITTTLISQNVNIPDYEFKQALLNYSPAIDTNNDNQISLQEAAAVTVLNISGYQSIEDIGGLCPDPNDPNCIGGGGGIISFGISDFTGIEAFTNLTSLTCNNNELISLDVSTLTSLTYLDCSNNINSMVTLEYYPGIGTLVLPTSGTIETLICNNNDLSTLDTSSQTALITLNTSFNRLLSLTLPTTNTLTSLNSSRNQLTTLDVSLNTSLVSLTCDNNNINNLALPNTNTLTFLNCQRNQITTLDTSNYTSLTSLICDNNYINNLILPNTNTLKTLKCFVNQIPSLDVSNNAGLTHLDCRNNPLTTLDVLQNIALTTINCSSTQLTNLDLTNNTLLTTLACGGNQIIDLDLSRQTSLNTLYCNNNQLTSLNIKNGNNTALSSNRYNTTNNPNLNLICVDDISYANSTFINKDAQSYYSDICSFIPTNSNTITGTVSFDFDANGCDPLDTKSINTKLTSSSTNTSNVTFTDANGQYLMYTQEANNTLDIFTNLPSFFTVTPTTQNVNFTGSGATQNIDFCITANAVVNDVKVSILPYSESRPGFQTNLRIYYENLGSTILSGDINLTFDDSKEVFISATETVVNQTTNSLSWNYTNLKPFEKKYIDVIFEINRPTDAVNPVNNGDILSYSCVINPTSGDANPTDNTANLDDTTIGSYDPNDIIALEGNFIDENEVSNYLNYRIRFQNTGTASAINIVVKNELDTDLDWDSFEPITASHDYRISINDDNKVDFIFENIHLADSTSNEPVSHGWIYYKIKPKSTFAIGDVIDNTANIYFDFNPPVITNTYQTQIAEPVIPSVPDLKAKVYPNPTRRFATIKVNLKGKLKVYNKYGVLVYKHRLKKGKNNFDFGWLPKGRYFLKIKSKDQIIHKKLVIKRRGNGHGHGHGHGNHNNSHGRHCNHNND, from the coding sequence ATGAAACATCAATTACTTAAAAATTATGTATTACTTTTTTCAATCTTTATCACTACAACTTTAATTAGTCAAAATGTAAATATTCCAGATTACGAATTTAAACAAGCACTACTTAATTATTCTCCAGCTATTGACACTAATAATGATAATCAAATTTCATTACAAGAAGCTGCTGCAGTTACTGTTTTAAATATTTCAGGTTATCAAAGCATAGAAGATATTGGAGGTTTATGCCCAGACCCAAATGACCCAAACTGCATAGGAGGTGGAGGAGGTATCATTTCATTTGGTATTTCTGACTTTACAGGTATTGAAGCATTTACGAACTTAACCTCTTTAACATGTAATAATAACGAACTTATAAGTTTAGACGTTTCTACTTTAACAAGTCTAACTTATTTAGATTGTTCTAATAATATAAACTCAATGGTTACGCTAGAATATTATCCAGGAATTGGTACGTTAGTTTTACCAACTTCTGGTACTATTGAAACACTTATATGTAATAATAACGATTTATCTACTTTAGACACTTCTTCACAAACAGCTTTAATTACTTTAAATACAAGTTTTAATAGATTACTATCATTAACGTTACCAACTACAAACACTTTAACATCTTTAAACAGTAGCCGAAATCAATTAACTACATTAGATGTTTCATTAAACACATCATTAGTAAGTCTAACTTGCGATAACAATAATATTAATAATCTTGCCCTACCAAATACTAACACTTTAACGTTTTTAAACTGCCAACGTAATCAAATAACTACATTAGATACTTCTAATTATACATCTTTAACAAGTTTAATTTGTGATAATAATTACATCAACAACCTTATATTACCCAATACAAACACTTTAAAAACTCTAAAATGTTTTGTAAATCAAATACCTAGTTTAGATGTATCTAATAATGCAGGTTTAACTCATTTAGACTGTAGGAACAATCCTTTAACAACTTTAGATGTATTACAAAATATAGCTTTAACAACTATAAATTGCTCTTCAACACAACTAACCAATTTAGATTTAACAAATAACACTTTATTAACAACACTAGCTTGTGGAGGTAATCAAATTATAGATTTAGATTTATCTAGACAGACAAGTTTAAATACTTTATACTGTAATAACAATCAACTAACAAGTTTAAATATAAAAAACGGAAATAACACAGCTCTTTCTTCAAATAGGTATAATACTACAAACAACCCAAACCTAAACTTAATATGTGTAGATGATATTTCTTACGCAAACTCTACTTTCATTAACAAAGATGCACAATCTTATTACTCTGATATTTGCTCATTTATACCAACAAATTCTAATACTATAACAGGAACTGTTTCTTTCGATTTTGATGCTAATGGTTGTGATCCTTTAGACACAAAGTCTATAAATACAAAATTGACTAGTTCTAGCACAAATACTTCTAACGTAACTTTTACAGATGCTAATGGACAATATTTAATGTATACTCAAGAAGCTAATAACACTTTAGATATTTTCACAAATCTACCAAGTTTTTTCACGGTTACACCAACAACACAAAATGTAAACTTTACAGGTTCAGGAGCAACACAAAATATAGATTTCTGTATCACAGCAAACGCTGTCGTTAACGACGTTAAAGTAAGTATATTACCTTATTCAGAATCGAGACCAGGTTTTCAAACTAATCTTCGAATTTATTATGAAAACCTAGGTTCAACAATTTTAAGTGGAGATATAAATTTAACTTTCGATGATTCTAAAGAAGTATTTATAAGCGCAACAGAAACAGTTGTTAATCAAACAACCAACTCATTAAGTTGGAATTACACAAACTTAAAACCTTTTGAAAAAAAGTATATCGATGTGATTTTTGAAATCAATAGACCAACAGATGCTGTTAATCCAGTAAATAATGGAGATATATTATCATACAGTTGTGTTATAAACCCTACTTCTGGTGATGCAAATCCTACAGATAATACAGCAAATTTAGACGATACAACTATTGGTTCTTATGACCCGAATGACATTATAGCATTGGAAGGAAATTTTATTGATGAGAATGAAGTTTCTAATTACTTAAATTACAGAATTCGATTTCAAAATACGGGTACAGCTTCAGCCATAAATATTGTTGTGAAAAATGAATTAGATACTGATTTAGATTGGGATTCATTTGAACCAATTACAGCAAGTCATGATTATAGAATTTCTATTAATGATGATAATAAAGTAGATTTCATTTTTGAAAATATTCATTTAGCGGACAGTACTTCTAACGAACCCGTAAGTCATGGTTGGATTTATTATAAAATTAAACCCAAAAGTACGTTTGCAATTGGAGATGTAATTGATAATACTGCTAATATTTATTTTGATTTTAATCCACCAGTTATAACAAATACATATCAGACTCAAATAGCAGAACCAGTAATACCAAGTGTTCCTGATTTAAAAGCAAAAGTATACCCAAATCCTACTAGGAGATTTGCTACAATTAAAGTGAATTTAAAAGGAAAACTAAAAGTTTATAACAAATATGGAGTGCTCGTTTACAAACATCGATTAAAAAAAGGTAAAAATAATTTTGATTTCGGTTGGTTACCAAAAGGAAGATATTTCTTGAAAATAAAATCTAAAGATCAAATTATTCATAAGAAATTAGTCATAAAAAGAAGAGGAAATGGTCACGGACACGGACATGGGCATGGAAATCACAACAATAGTCATGGAAGACATTGTAACCACAATAATGATTAA
- a CDS encoding helix-turn-helix domain-containing protein: MKTKENPKSWKEHINNKYGEKGTETREKFEEEFETFRIGVLIQEARKRQKLTQQQLAERVGTTKNYISRIENNASDIRLSTLMRIIREGLGGSLKLSVDI, translated from the coding sequence ATGAAAACAAAGGAAAATCCTAAAAGCTGGAAAGAACATATTAATAATAAATATGGCGAGAAAGGAACGGAAACTCGAGAAAAATTTGAGGAAGAATTTGAGACTTTTCGAATTGGTGTTTTAATTCAAGAAGCAAGAAAAAGACAGAAACTAACTCAACAACAATTAGCGGAAAGAGTAGGAACAACTAAAAATTATATTTCAAGAATCGAAAATAATGCAAGTGATATCAGACTTTCGACTTTAATGAGAATAATACGAGAAGGTTTAGGCGGAAGTTTAAAATTATCGGTTGACATTTAA
- a CDS encoding DEAD/DEAH box helicase — MSTFKELGLKEPIIRALTDLGYEKPTVIQEKAIPQIISSTDDLKAFAQTGTGKTAAFSLPILELLDESNSNVQAIILSPTRELAVQIGNNIKDFCKYSKDIKVTTVYGGSSMEDQIRSLKRGSQIVVGTPGRTVDLIKRRALKLGSVQWLVLDEADEMLNMGFKDELDKVLEATPETKQTLLFSATFPREVEAIARNYMTKPVEITSGQKNQGSDNVSHEYYSVTERTRYPALKRIADLNPDIYAIIFCRTRRETQEVADNLIKDGYSADSLHGDLSQAQRDSVMGKFRKKTIQILVATDVAARGLDVTELTHVLNHKLPDQIENYTHRSGRTGRAGNKGISIVLVNGKEKGKLRQIEKIIQKKFVETKVPTGKEIVQNQLMNLIDKVQATEVNESEISEFLPSIYEKLESLNREELIQKFVSLEFNTMLAYYENAKDLNDLSSRDNSRARSVDENMTRFFINIGRKDNLNPGKLIGLINEQNIGDKIEIGAIDILDTFSFFEIDKNYEDKTLEAFSSNQPDFDGRSVNVEVTKKERSGGGRRGGKKPFGKKDGGFGRRRSSEGGGSSSRRSSDSRSTSSRGRSDRPDKNSGGDRKSSGFGRKRRES, encoded by the coding sequence ATGTCAACATTTAAAGAATTAGGTTTAAAAGAACCTATCATTAGAGCATTAACAGATTTAGGTTACGAAAAACCAACTGTTATTCAAGAAAAAGCAATTCCGCAAATTATTTCTTCAACAGACGATTTAAAAGCATTTGCACAAACTGGTACAGGTAAAACTGCTGCCTTTAGTTTACCTATTTTAGAGCTTTTAGACGAAAGCAATAGCAATGTACAAGCAATTATATTATCTCCAACAAGAGAATTAGCGGTACAAATTGGTAATAACATTAAAGATTTTTGTAAATATTCTAAAGACATAAAAGTAACTACTGTTTATGGTGGTTCTTCTATGGAAGATCAAATTAGATCTTTAAAAAGAGGTTCGCAAATTGTAGTTGGAACTCCAGGTAGAACTGTAGATTTAATTAAAAGAAGAGCTTTAAAATTAGGAAGCGTTCAATGGCTTGTTTTAGATGAAGCTGATGAGATGTTAAACATGGGTTTTAAAGATGAACTAGATAAAGTTTTAGAAGCAACTCCAGAAACCAAACAAACCTTATTATTTTCTGCAACATTTCCTAGAGAAGTAGAAGCTATTGCAAGAAATTATATGACCAAGCCAGTAGAAATTACTTCTGGTCAGAAAAACCAAGGTTCAGACAATGTAAGTCATGAGTATTATTCTGTTACAGAAAGAACTCGTTACCCAGCATTAAAAAGAATTGCAGATTTAAATCCAGATATTTATGCAATTATCTTCTGTAGAACTCGTAGAGAAACACAAGAAGTTGCAGACAATTTAATAAAAGACGGTTATAGCGCAGATTCTTTGCATGGAGATTTATCTCAAGCACAAAGAGATTCTGTAATGGGTAAATTCCGTAAAAAAACAATACAAATATTAGTTGCTACAGATGTTGCAGCTCGTGGATTGGATGTTACTGAATTAACACACGTTTTAAACCACAAATTACCAGACCAAATAGAAAACTACACACACAGAAGTGGTAGAACTGGTAGAGCTGGTAACAAAGGTATTTCTATAGTTTTAGTGAATGGAAAAGAGAAAGGTAAATTACGCCAGATCGAAAAAATCATTCAGAAGAAATTTGTAGAAACAAAAGTGCCAACTGGTAAAGAGATTGTACAAAACCAATTAATGAACTTAATTGACAAAGTACAAGCTACAGAGGTAAACGAATCTGAAATTAGCGAATTCTTACCAAGCATCTACGAAAAATTAGAGAGCTTAAACAGAGAAGAATTAATACAGAAGTTTGTTTCTTTAGAGTTTAATACCATGTTAGCGTATTATGAAAACGCAAAAGATTTAAACGATTTATCTTCTAGAGACAATTCTAGAGCTAGATCTGTAGATGAAAACATGACGCGTTTCTTTATTAACATTGGTAGAAAAGACAACTTAAATCCTGGTAAATTAATAGGTTTAATTAACGAGCAAAATATTGGCGATAAAATAGAAATTGGAGCTATCGACATTTTAGATACGTTCTCTTTCTTTGAAATTGATAAAAATTACGAAGACAAAACTTTAGAGGCTTTTTCATCGAATCAACCAGATTTTGATGGACGTTCTGTAAACGTAGAAGTTACCAAGAAAGAACGTTCTGGTGGCGGAAGAAGAGGTGGTAAAAAACCTTTCGGTAAAAAAGATGGTGGTTTTGGAAGACGTAGAAGTTCTGAAGGTGGTGGTTCTTCCTCTAGAAGAAGTAGCGACTCTAGAAGTACCAGCAGCCGTGGAAGATCTGACAGACCTGATAAAAATTCTGGCGGAGACAGAAAATCTAGCGGTTTCGGAAGAAAACGTAGAGAAAGTTAA